A part of Acidobacteriota bacterium genomic DNA contains:
- a CDS encoding 2-dehydropantoate 2-reductase has protein sequence MSFTFVGAGAVGGFFGAMLARHGQDVRFIARGRHLEAMRAHGLRITGPLGDFTVHAPAQSDPTRFEPADVVVLTVKTYDNVTALPIVRLLVGPNTVVLTLQNGVDSADAVASVVGQSATLAGAAYIATAIEAPGVIRQTGTHRRIVFGECFAPAATVSARVAAIADALTKADIQAEAVADARPAIWEKFAYLAPFAAFTGAARLPFGPLWADAETRRLFLEAVDEVEAVARAHGIALPAGSRQRIVDYAHALDPSTRSSLLIDLQAGKPIEVEALQGSVVRRGRQAGVSTPILATLYAVLKPHAGGPIRG, from the coding sequence TTGTCGTTCACGTTCGTCGGCGCCGGCGCGGTCGGCGGCTTCTTCGGCGCCATGCTCGCGCGGCATGGGCAGGACGTGCGGTTCATCGCGCGCGGGCGGCACCTGGAGGCGATGCGAGCCCACGGGCTTCGCATCACGGGACCGCTCGGCGATTTCACCGTGCACGCCCCGGCCCAATCGGATCCCACCCGATTCGAGCCGGCCGATGTCGTCGTCCTCACCGTCAAGACGTACGACAACGTCACCGCGCTGCCGATCGTGCGGTTGCTCGTGGGACCGAACACGGTCGTGCTGACGCTGCAGAATGGCGTCGACAGCGCCGACGCCGTCGCGTCGGTCGTCGGCCAGTCCGCTACGCTGGCCGGCGCGGCGTACATCGCCACGGCCATCGAGGCGCCAGGCGTCATCCGCCAGACCGGCACGCACCGGCGCATCGTCTTCGGCGAGTGCTTCGCGCCCGCAGCTACCGTGTCGGCGCGCGTGGCGGCGATCGCCGACGCGCTCACGAAGGCCGACATCCAGGCGGAAGCCGTCGCCGACGCGCGGCCGGCGATCTGGGAGAAGTTCGCCTACCTCGCGCCGTTCGCCGCGTTCACGGGTGCAGCGCGGCTGCCATTCGGTCCGCTGTGGGCCGACGCCGAGACGCGCCGCCTGTTCCTCGAGGCTGTCGACGAAGTCGAGGCCGTAGCGCGGGCGCACGGGATCGCGCTGCCGGCCGGCAGCCGGCAGCGCATCGTCGACTACGCGCATGCTCTCGATCCGTCCACACGATCGTCGCTCCTGATCGATCTGCAGGCGGGCAAGCCCATCGAAGTCGAGGCGCTTCAGGGGAGCGTCGTCAGACGCGGCCGTCAGGCCGGCGTGTCGACGCCGATTCTCGCGACGTTGTACGCGGTCTTGAAACCGCATGCGGGCGGACCGATCCGGGGGTGA
- a CDS encoding outer membrane beta-barrel protein, with the protein MFRTQVLLLMVCSVVGVAAPAVAQPQRVGLEVGAHFESLHVDDAGSISTGIGGRLTVAVAPWLAIEGELTFFPRDDYKVTSRINGEDVGIIYNRRRVDALVGVKAGMRGPRVGVFGRVRPGFTRLTDRGVDCLQVCALILIAPPKYDTALALDLGGTVELHWTPSTLMRFDVGDTMIRNRADATAPPFSSGTTHNFTTRVGVGFRF; encoded by the coding sequence ATGTTTCGCACGCAAGTCCTGCTCTTGATGGTGTGTTCGGTCGTGGGCGTCGCCGCGCCGGCGGTCGCGCAGCCGCAACGTGTCGGCCTCGAGGTCGGCGCACATTTCGAGTCGCTGCACGTCGACGACGCCGGCAGCATCAGCACGGGCATTGGTGGCCGGCTCACGGTCGCCGTGGCGCCGTGGCTGGCCATCGAAGGCGAGCTGACGTTCTTCCCGAGAGACGACTACAAGGTCACATCGCGCATCAACGGCGAGGACGTGGGGATCATCTACAACCGTCGGCGCGTCGACGCGCTCGTCGGCGTGAAGGCCGGCATGCGCGGCCCTCGCGTTGGCGTCTTCGGGCGTGTGCGTCCCGGATTCACGCGGCTGACCGATCGCGGTGTGGACTGCCTTCAGGTGTGCGCCCTGATCCTGATCGCGCCTCCGAAGTACGACACCGCGCTCGCCCTCGACCTCGGCGGCACCGTCGAGCTCCATTGGACGCCCAGCACGCTCATGCGGTTCGACGTCGGCGACACGATGATCCGCAATCGCGCCGACGCCACGGCCCCGCCGTTCTCGAGCGGCACGACGCACAACTTCACGACGCGCGTGGGCGTCGGCTTCCGCTTCTGA